CGCGGCCGGGTCGTTGTCCTTGTCGGCCACTACCTTCTCCTCGTTGGACTTACACGCTCGCCCAAACATCGAGCACGTAGCGATCGCGCGCGCCGAGATCCGCAATCCATGCCGCGGCGGCCGTCGCGTCGGCGCCGCTGCGCTCGCGATGGATCGCACACAGCGCGGCCTTGACATCCGGCTCCATCCGGCCGCCGTCGCCGCAGACATAAACGATCGCGCCCTGCTCGATCAATGCGAACACCCGATCCTTTTGCGCGGCGATCAGATGTTGCACATAGGTCTTGGGCCCGTCGCCGCGCGAGAACGCGGCGTGCAATTCGACGATTCCGTCGGCCGCGAAGCCCTGCAATTCGTCGGCATAGAGATAGTCCTGCGCCGGATGGCGGCAACCGAAGAACAGCAGCGCTGGGCCGAGCGTTGCGCCGCCGACCTTGCGCGCGGAACGCTCCTGTAGAAAGCCGCGGAACGGCGCCACCCCGGTGCCCGGCCCGATCATGATCAACGGCACGCGATCGTCGTCCGGCAGACGGAAGCAGGCCTTGGTCGCACGTACCGTGGCCTGAACGGTATCGCCGCTGCCGCGGCCGGCGAGCCAGCTCGAGCACGCGCCGCGATAGATGCCACGGCCGGACAGCGCCGGTCCCTCGACCACCGCGACGGTGACCGAGGCCCGCGCCGGATCTCGCGCCGGTGACGACGAGATCGAGTAGTAACGCGGCTGCAGCGGCGTCAGCATTTCAAGATAGGCCGCGAACGGCAACTCGCAAGCGGGATGTTCCTGCAAGAGATCGAACACCGACCGGCGCTTACCCAGTACCTCCGCGCGATAGGCATCGTCGGCCGCGCCGTCGCCGCCGGCGAGCGCCTGCAGCTTCGGTCGCGTCTGCGGACAGCGCGTGTGCGCGGCCAGCGCCACGATCTGCTTGCGGGTGGCCACCTGCTGCAGTTCGACATGGTCGCCGAGCAGGCCGCCGATCGACACGGCTTCACCCACCGGCAATTGCGCGCGGCGCCCGGGCGCCGCCGACAATCTGATCTGGTCGTCGGGCGCAAAGCCGAAGCGCTGCGCGACGGCGGCGACCAGCGCCGGATCGTTGCGCGGGATCACGCTGAGATGATCCCCGACGCGGTAGCTCATGCCCTGCGGCAATGCGATCTCGATGTGCCGGGTCGAGCGGCCGGAGGCTGCGCGATCCTGCAGCTCGCGGTTCTCCAGCACGCGCATCGCCACTGCGACGCCAGTGGCGGCCAGCGGCTGCGACGCCGCCGGCGCGAGGGGCTCGATTCCATACAGCGGCGTATCGTCGGCACCGCGATCGAACGCAGCGTCGATGCCGAACTCCTTCACCGCCAGCGGGCCGAGCGTGGCGAACCAGGCCTCGAACTGGCCTTCGAGATCGTCACGGGCGTCGCCCTCGCCGCGCACGAAGATGTTGCGGCCGCCATGCGCGGCGAGGCGCTCGTCGATCAGCCGCGGGATCGCCTGATAGGTCGCGGTCCAGTCGCGATTGCCGCAGCCGAACACGGCATAGCGCAGCTTGGCAAAGGCATCGGGCGGCAAATCGCCCGACAGCCAGCGCACGAACTGCGTGGCGTTGTCCGGCGGCGCGCCGTTGTAGGAGGCGGCGAAGATCAGTACGCCCCCCTCTTCCGGCAACTGACCGACATACTGATCGAGCGCGCCGAGTCGCGTCGCGAAGCCGTTCAGGTCGGCGAGATCGGCGACGCGGTGCGCCAGCTCCTCGGCGGTGCCGAGATTGGAGCCGTACAGCACCAGCAGCGGCGTGTTGTGGCCCGGCCGCGCGCGCGGCGCGGCCGGGGCCGGGGCCACAGAGTGCGATACTCCCGACGCGATCCGCGTGGCTCGATCCTTGTCGCTGCGGGGCCGCACCTTGATCTTGAAGCCCTCCGGCTTGATCGTCAGCGTTTCCTTCAGCACCATGCGATAGCGCGTGTGATCGATCAGCTTGAAGCGTTGCAGGATCATGCCGAGCGCCAGCGCCGCCTCGTGCATCGCAAAGCCGCGGCCGATGCAAGCGCGCTGGCCGTTGCCGAACGGTTTCCACGCATTGGCCGGGCGCTTGGATTCCGCCTCGCGCGAAAAATTCTCCGGGTCGAACGCATCCGGATTCGGACCCCAGATACTCGGGTCGCGATGCAGCGCCAGCACCAGCACCGTGGTGAAGGTGCCGCGTTTCAGATGATATTGGCCGCCGATGGTCTCGTCCTGGATCGGCGCCACGCCGTAGGCCGGCGCCGGCGGCCATAGCCGCAGCGTCTCCTTGAGAATCTGGGTGATATAGCCGAGCTGATTGACCTGCTGATAGCTCGGCTCGACCGACGTGTCGGCGCCGAGCACGCGGTCGACCTCGTCATAGGCCTTCTGCAAAACCTCGGGATGCTTCAACAGCGCATAGATCGCGCAGGACAGCAGCCCGCTGGTGGTCTCGTGGCCGGCGATCAGGAAGGTGTTGATCTGATAGCGGATGTTGACGTCGTCGAGCGGCTCGCCGGTGACCTTATCGACGCCGGTCATCATCGCGCCGAGCATGTCCATCTTGTCGGCGACGGCGGCCGCCTTGCGTCGCTCGGCGATGATCTCGTCGACCATCGCATTCATGAAGGCGACGTCTTCGGCCAGCGTGTCGCGCCGCTTCTTCATCCAGAGATTTTCCAGCGGCAGGCCGCGGGTCATCATGATGGTCTCGAGCGAGCGCACCAGCGATTCCACGAAGGGGTGGTAGTCGCGCCGATAGAACGAATTGAAGCGATAGTCGAAGCCGCACAGGCCGATGGTGTCGAGCGTCAGCGCGGTCATGTCGTGAACGACGTCGATCTCGTCGTCGGCGTTGAGACGCTCCCATTTTTTGACGAGCTGCTCGGCTATATCGACCATACTCGGATGATACGACTGCATGGCACGGCCGCCGAACGGCGTCAGCAGGATGTTGTGTGCCTTGCTCCAGTTCGGCTCGCTGGTGTCGGCCGTGAACAGCCCGTCGCCGCCGACCGTACGGACCCGACGCAGCGCGCCGCGCACCGCCTTGTCGAAACGCTTCTCGTCGCTGATCTCGTCGACCAGATCGTAGCCCGACACGATCACGATCGGCGCGCCCATCATGTCGAGCCAGAAGATCGGCCCGAGTTCCTCGGCGAGACGCACCAGATGCTGCACCGGCGCCTTGGTGTCGATCGACAGCATGTTGCCGACCACCGGCTGCTTCGGTGGATGCGGAATCGGCGCGAGCTTGTTGGACGAGGACATCGCAGAAGCCTCTTCTGAACCGGTCATGTGCCTCGGGCCGGCGGTGCCGCATAGGCAAGCGCGAACGGCCCTGAGCGATCGAACGGTGCGAATGCGCCCTCCGGCTGCGCCAGCCGATCGGCGATCGCCCACAGCACCGCGGGGTTGACGGTGAGCCCGATATGGCTCGCGAGCAGAACCTCGATGTTCTCGGCGGTCGGCGACGGCCGCAGCCGCGAGGTGCGCCAGTTCACGATGCCGTCGGTGCGCGAATAGATCGACGTCGCCGGCACCGGCATGTCGCTGGTGAGAGCCTGTAGATCGTCGGGCCTGATCTCGTCGAGATCCTCGCCCGACAGCTTCTCGTAGACCCGCCGTGCATTGGTGGCGGTGATGTCGCCGGAAAACGGACTGCCGAGCGTGACGATGCCGCGGATCATCTGTGGCGCATGCAGCGCGAGGTCGCGCGCATAGACGCCGCCGAGGCTCCACCCGACCACGCTGACCTTGCGGCCGGATGCCTCGTGGATCGTAGTCAGGCGCCGGCGCAGCCGGTCGCGCATCCGGTAGACGCCGCCGAAATTGCGGCCGAGCTCCCAGGCGAACGGCTGATAGCCGAGCGCGCGCAGATAGCGCCGCAGCGGCGCTGTCGACAGATCGCTGGCGAGCAGCCCCGGCAGCACCAGCACCGGATGGCCGTCGCCTTTCGGCGCCTGCAGCAGCAGCGGCGACAACAGGATGCTGGCGTTGAATTCCAGCAGGCTGCGCGCCTCCGCCAGCAGCAGCGCGAGGCTCGGCGGACGCAGACGATGGTGAGGGGTCGCGCGGTCGACGGCGGCCATCCTGCCTCCTGTCGTGGCGGTTTACTTCTTGTTTCCGCCCAGGCCCGCCATGGTCACGAACATATCCTGGAAGCGCTCGGCGATCTTCGGATCGAAGGTGAACCAGCTCTGCATCAACGCCTCCGGCGACACCTTGTCGATGTTGGACAGCATCTGCTGCTGCAGCCTGTCCATCACCGCCGTCTGCATCGGCTGCACGTTGGGCAGGCCGAAGAATGCGCGCGCTTCCTCGGGGGTGCAATCGATCTCGACGTTGACTTTCATGGCCGCTCCGGATTCCTGCAGTGGCGCGTCGTGTCGATGCGAACCGGTCTCCAATTCACATCACAACGCGAAGGGACGTCTCAGCGACGCCCGGCGGAGCATCCTGAACACGGCCGCCAGTATCGCCGCGAGACGCAGTGCGATGCAAGCGATCTGAGGTGTGGCACGTGCGCCTCAACCGAATCGTTCGGCGGCGAACGGCACCGGATCGGCGAACGGCTCCTCGCGGGTCATCATCTCGGCCAACAGCCGTCCGGTGACCGGGCCGAGCGTGAGGCCGTGATGCTGATGACCGAAATCGAACCACAGCCCCGGGTGACGCGGCGCCCGGCCGATCACCGGCAGCATGTCCGGCAGGCACGGCCGCGCGCCCATCCAGGGCTGCTGCTCGACCGCATCGCCGAGCGGAAACAGATCGCGCGCCATCGCACGGGTCCGGTCGATCTGCACATGCGACGGCGGCGCGTCGCGGCGGGCGAACTCGGCGCCGGTGGTGAGCCGGATGCCGCGTTTCATCGGCGCCAGCAAATAACCGCGATCGGCATCGAGAACCGGATGCTGCAGCACCGCGTTGCCGCGCGCCGCGAAATGCTGGTGATAGCCGCGCTTGACGCCGAGCGGAATGCGATAGCCGAGCGGCCTGAACACCAGATCAGACCACGGCCCCAGCGCCACCACCACTTCGCGCGCGGTGATTGGACCATCGTCGGCGGTGATCCGCCAGCCGCCGCCTTGCTGCTGCAGCGAGCGCGCGTCGCCGCGGGCGAACCGGCCTCCCTTGCGCGTGAACAATGCCGCATAGGCCTTCACCAGCGCGCCGGGATCGGGCACGAAGCCGGGCTCGAGCCAATGGATCGCGCCGGCGAATTTGCCCATCAGGTTCGGTTCGCGCGCCGCGATCGATGCGTCGTCGAGCACATCGGCGGTGACGCCGAAGCGCTTCACCCGGTCGAGCTCGGCCACGCTGTTGCCGAACGAGACCTCGGAGCGAAACAGCTTGATCCAGCCGGTCTTGCGCAACAGCTCCGGGACGCCGGCCTCGGCGATCAGGGCTTCATGCTCGGCGAGGCTCTGCCGGATCAGCGGCAACGCGGCGCGCGCGGTGCGCTCCGCACCTTCCGGCGACGAGGCCTGAAAATAGCGCAGCAGCCAGGGCAGGAATTCAGGCAGGCCTGACAACTGGTAGTGCACGTCCGCCGAGCCGTTGAAGGCGTAGCGCAGCAGATGCCCGAGATCCCGCGGGAACATGTAGGGCAGCACCGAGGCGACCTCGATCAGCCCGGCATTGCCGTAGCTGGTCTCGTCACCCGCCGCGGCGTTGCGATCGACCAGCACGACGTCGCGGCCGCGTCGCTGCAGATGCAGCGCGGCGCCGACGCCCACGATCCCGGCGCCGAGCACCAGAACATCCGTCTCGTCCTGCTTCATGGAGCATCAGGTAAGGGCCGAGCGGCGATTCCGCAAATGGCCACGGCGATCGGCGCGGCGCCGGCCATGAAAAAGGCGGACCCTCGCAGATCCGCCTTGTTTCGACGCGCTTCGAGGCGCAGCAGGTTCAGGTCGGCTTCAGCGACGGCGAGGCCTGCTCCATCTCGTAATCCTCGATCTGTTTGGCGCGCTCGGACTCCGACGCCGCGCGGTGGTCGGTGCCGATCGCGACGTAGACGGCCGGCAGCACGAACAGCGTGAACAGCGTGCCGATCAACATGCCGGACACCACCACGAGGCCGATCGAGAACCGGCTCGCCGCGCCGGCGCCCGACGCGCTCAGCAGCGGCAGCAGGCCGGTGACCATCGCGGCGGTGGTCATCAGAATCGGCCGCAGCCGGACCCGCGCCGCCATTTCCATCGCCGAGCGCTTGTCGAGCCCTTCCTTGAGCTGCAGCTCGCGGGCGAACTCGACCATCAGGATGCCGTGCTTGCTGATCAGGCCGACCAGCGTCAGCAACCCGACCTGGGTGTAGATGTTGATCGTCGCCACGCCGAAGAACAGCGGGATCAACGCGCCCGAGATCGCCATCGGCACCGAAATCATGATCACCAGCGGATCGCGCAGGCTTTCGAACTGCGCGGCCAGCACCAGGAAGATGATGATCAGCGCGAAGCCGAAGGTGATGGCGAGCTGATTGCCCTCCTTCACGTATTGCCGCGCGTCGGCCAGATAATCGTGGTTGAAGCCGGAGGGCAGGTTCTTCGCCTGCTGCTCGAGGAAGTCCACCGCCTGCCCCACCGTGACGCCCGGCATCGGCACCGCCTGGAAGGTGGCGGAGTTGAGCTGGTTGAAGTGCGTCAGCGCGTTCGGGTCGGTCGCGGTTTCAATCGACACCAGCGTCGACAGCGGCACCTGCTGCCCGGTGGCGCTCGGCACATAATAGCCGTCGAGCGAATTCGGCGACAGCCGATCCGCGCGCGGCACCTGCGGGATCACCTGATACGACCGGCCTTCCAGATTGAAGCGGTTGGTGTAGTTGCCGCCGAGCAGTGTCGCCAGCGTGCCGCCGATCTGCGACATGGTGATGCCGAGATCGTTGGCCTTGTTGCGGTCGATCTTGACCCGCACCACCGGCTGGTTGAAGTCGAGATCGCTGTCGGCGACGATGAACAGCCCGCTCTTGCGCGCGGCGTCCTTGAGCTTGACCATCTCCTCGTAAACTGCGCGGAAGCCGGTGGTGGAGTTGATCACCATCTGGATCGGCAGGCCGCCCGGACCGCCGGGCAGCGGCGGCAGGTTGAAGGCGAAGGCGTTGACGCCTTCGATCTTGCTGAGTTCGGCCTGCACCAGCGGCTTGAGCTTGATCGACGACCGCTCGCGCTCGTCCCACGGCTTCAGCAACATGCCCGCGATGCCGTTGTTCGGGCCCGACGTGCCGTTCAGGATGAAGCGCAGGTCGGTCTCCGGGAAGCCCGCGAACGCCTTGTCGAGCTTCTCTCCGTAGTAGTTGGAGTAGTCGATATTGGCGTATTTCGGCCCCTTGGTGACCGCGAAGACGATACCCTGGTCTTCCTCGGGCGCGAGTTCCTTGGCCGTATTCATGTACATGAATCCGACCAGGCCCAGGATCACCAGCGCGAACATCCCGGTGATCGGCCGATAGTCCAGCGAGCGATCGAGCTGGCGCCCGTACCAGCGCGTGGTGGCGCCGAACACGCTGTCGACCTTGCGGGCGAACCAGCCCTGGCTCTCCTGATGCTTCAACAGCACCGAGCACATCATCGGCGACAGCGTCAGCGCGATGATGCCGGATACGATCACCGCGCCGGCGAGCGTGAAGGCGAATTCGCGGAACAGCGCACCGGTGAGGCCGCCGAGGAAGCCGATCGGCGCGTACACCGCGGCCAGCGTGATGGTCATCGAGATCACCGGCCCGACGATCTCGCGGGCCCCGATCAGCGAGGCCTGGACGGGACTCTTGCCCTCCTCGAGATGTCGATGGATGTTCTCGACCACGACGATGGCGTCGTCGACCACGAGGCCGATCGCCAGCACCATCGCCAGCAGCGTGAGCAGATTGATACTGAAGCCCATCGCCAGCATCGCCGTGCAGACGCCGATCAGCGACAGCGGAATCGTCACTACCGGGATGATCACCGACCGGAACGAGGCGAGGAACAGGAAGATCACCACGATGACGATCCCCACCGCCTCGATCAGCGTCATCTCGACCTCGTCGATCGAGGAGCGGATGAATTTGGTCGAATCATAGGCGACCTTCATCTTCAGCGACGGCGGCAGATTGCGCTCGATATCCGGAAACAGCGCACGAACACCGCTGACGATATTGAGCGGGTTGCCCTGCGGCGTCGCCTGCACGCCGATGAAGATCGCCCGCTCGCCGGAGAACGCCACGCTGGAATCGGTGCTCTGCGCGGCGAGTTCGACCGTGGCGACGTCCTGCAACCTGATGAAGCCGCCGTCCTTGGCCTTCACCGTCATCTGCTTGAACTGGTCGACGTTCTGGAGATCGGCGTTGGTACTGACGTTGGAGACCGTGAGATAGCCCTTGG
The DNA window shown above is from Rhodopseudomonas palustris HaA2 and carries:
- a CDS encoding NAD(P)/FAD-dependent oxidoreductase → MKQDETDVLVLGAGIVGVGAALHLQRRGRDVVLVDRNAAAGDETSYGNAGLIEVASVLPYMFPRDLGHLLRYAFNGSADVHYQLSGLPEFLPWLLRYFQASSPEGAERTARAALPLIRQSLAEHEALIAEAGVPELLRKTGWIKLFRSEVSFGNSVAELDRVKRFGVTADVLDDASIAAREPNLMGKFAGAIHWLEPGFVPDPGALVKAYAALFTRKGGRFARGDARSLQQQGGGWRITADDGPITAREVVVALGPWSDLVFRPLGYRIPLGVKRGYHQHFAARGNAVLQHPVLDADRGYLLAPMKRGIRLTTGAEFARRDAPPSHVQIDRTRAMARDLFPLGDAVEQQPWMGARPCLPDMLPVIGRAPRHPGLWFDFGHQHHGLTLGPVTGRLLAEMMTREEPFADPVPFAAERFG
- a CDS encoding esterase/lipase family protein yields the protein MAAVDRATPHHRLRPPSLALLLAEARSLLEFNASILLSPLLLQAPKGDGHPVLVLPGLLASDLSTAPLRRYLRALGYQPFAWELGRNFGGVYRMRDRLRRRLTTIHEASGRKVSVVGWSLGGVYARDLALHAPQMIRGIVTLGSPFSGDITATNARRVYEKLSGEDLDEIRPDDLQALTSDMPVPATSIYSRTDGIVNWRTSRLRPSPTAENIEVLLASHIGLTVNPAVLWAIADRLAQPEGAFAPFDRSGPFALAYAAPPARGT
- a CDS encoding bifunctional cytochrome P450/NADPH--P450 reductase gives rise to the protein MSSSNKLAPIPHPPKQPVVGNMLSIDTKAPVQHLVRLAEELGPIFWLDMMGAPIVIVSGYDLVDEISDEKRFDKAVRGALRRVRTVGGDGLFTADTSEPNWSKAHNILLTPFGGRAMQSYHPSMVDIAEQLVKKWERLNADDEIDVVHDMTALTLDTIGLCGFDYRFNSFYRRDYHPFVESLVRSLETIMMTRGLPLENLWMKKRRDTLAEDVAFMNAMVDEIIAERRKAAAVADKMDMLGAMMTGVDKVTGEPLDDVNIRYQINTFLIAGHETTSGLLSCAIYALLKHPEVLQKAYDEVDRVLGADTSVEPSYQQVNQLGYITQILKETLRLWPPAPAYGVAPIQDETIGGQYHLKRGTFTTVLVLALHRDPSIWGPNPDAFDPENFSREAESKRPANAWKPFGNGQRACIGRGFAMHEAALALGMILQRFKLIDHTRYRMVLKETLTIKPEGFKIKVRPRSDKDRATRIASGVSHSVAPAPAAPRARPGHNTPLLVLYGSNLGTAEELAHRVADLADLNGFATRLGALDQYVGQLPEEGGVLIFAASYNGAPPDNATQFVRWLSGDLPPDAFAKLRYAVFGCGNRDWTATYQAIPRLIDERLAAHGGRNIFVRGEGDARDDLEGQFEAWFATLGPLAVKEFGIDAAFDRGADDTPLYGIEPLAPAASQPLAATGVAVAMRVLENRELQDRAASGRSTRHIEIALPQGMSYRVGDHLSVIPRNDPALVAAVAQRFGFAPDDQIRLSAAPGRRAQLPVGEAVSIGGLLGDHVELQQVATRKQIVALAAHTRCPQTRPKLQALAGGDGAADDAYRAEVLGKRRSVFDLLQEHPACELPFAAYLEMLTPLQPRYYSISSSPARDPARASVTVAVVEGPALSGRGIYRGACSSWLAGRGSGDTVQATVRATKACFRLPDDDRVPLIMIGPGTGVAPFRGFLQERSARKVGGATLGPALLFFGCRHPAQDYLYADELQGFAADGIVELHAAFSRGDGPKTYVQHLIAAQKDRVFALIEQGAIVYVCGDGGRMEPDVKAALCAIHRERSGADATAAAAWIADLGARDRYVLDVWASV
- a CDS encoding MexW/MexI family multidrug efflux RND transporter permease subunit, which produces MGALTDIFIKRPVLSLVVSLLILLIGFRAATTLPIRQYPKLSNTVITVTTVYPGASPDLMQGFITTPLEQAVASAEGIDYITSSSTQGQSLITVYVKLNFDPNQALTEVLAKVNSVKYLIPREANDPVIVKSTGETTAVMYIGFSSNELSGSAISDYLTRVVQPVLSTVEGVASADILGGQTFAMRIWLDPIRMAGRGVSPDDVAAAIRANNFQAAAGQTKGYLTVSNVSTNADLQNVDQFKQMTVKAKDGGFIRLQDVATVELAAQSTDSSVAFSGERAIFIGVQATPQGNPLNIVSGVRALFPDIERNLPPSLKMKVAYDSTKFIRSSIDEVEMTLIEAVGIVIVVIFLFLASFRSVIIPVVTIPLSLIGVCTAMLAMGFSINLLTLLAMVLAIGLVVDDAIVVVENIHRHLEEGKSPVQASLIGAREIVGPVISMTITLAAVYAPIGFLGGLTGALFREFAFTLAGAVIVSGIIALTLSPMMCSVLLKHQESQGWFARKVDSVFGATTRWYGRQLDRSLDYRPITGMFALVILGLVGFMYMNTAKELAPEEDQGIVFAVTKGPKYANIDYSNYYGEKLDKAFAGFPETDLRFILNGTSGPNNGIAGMLLKPWDERERSSIKLKPLVQAELSKIEGVNAFAFNLPPLPGGPGGLPIQMVINSTTGFRAVYEEMVKLKDAARKSGLFIVADSDLDFNQPVVRVKIDRNKANDLGITMSQIGGTLATLLGGNYTNRFNLEGRSYQVIPQVPRADRLSPNSLDGYYVPSATGQQVPLSTLVSIETATDPNALTHFNQLNSATFQAVPMPGVTVGQAVDFLEQQAKNLPSGFNHDYLADARQYVKEGNQLAITFGFALIIIFLVLAAQFESLRDPLVIMISVPMAISGALIPLFFGVATINIYTQVGLLTLVGLISKHGILMVEFARELQLKEGLDKRSAMEMAARVRLRPILMTTAAMVTGLLPLLSASGAGAASRFSIGLVVVSGMLIGTLFTLFVLPAVYVAIGTDHRAASESERAKQIEDYEMEQASPSLKPT
- a CDS encoding DUF6489 family protein — encoded protein: MKVNVEIDCTPEEARAFFGLPNVQPMQTAVMDRLQQQMLSNIDKVSPEALMQSWFTFDPKIAERFQDMFVTMAGLGGNKK